A stretch of the Drosophila willistoni isolate 14030-0811.24 unplaced genomic scaffold, UCI_dwil_1.1 Seg608, whole genome shotgun sequence genome encodes the following:
- the LOC124461716 gene encoding uncharacterized protein LOC124461716 codes for MAPRPRSVQASKEERRCSRGTESFRCRVCRGIHPLKRCRRFLRLNVEKRMRAVLANKYCANCLAHQHSGGSCLSGDKCRICEEDHHTLLHFHEQPRRRTPSSVVRRVTPESSRRRVAPTPASDPKLTLTTLLQHRNPHLMPTAMVRIETEGKTFDVKALVDPCSAVSSMATSLATAFKLTAVNIGAEKAVAAVIRSPISEGWRLEAILKVVDGLCCRTPSAPVDPQIAKRFEGIVLADETFYRPSSVSLVLGADVITEVMLEGSLPGVGGRPIAMRTVFGWTLSGACH; via the coding sequence ATGGCTCCGAGACCGCGTTCAGTACAGGCATCGAAAGAGGAGCGCAGATGTTCGCGAGGAACTGAGTCCTTCCGTTGCCGAGTCTGTCGCGGAATCCATCCTCTGAAGCGATGCCGTCGCTTCCTGCGGCTGAACGTGGAGAAGAGGATGAGGGCAGTGCTGGCGAATAAGTACTGCGCCAATTGCCTGGCCCACCAACATTCCGGAGGAAGCTGCTTAAGCGGTGATAAGTGCCGAATCTGTGAGGAGGATCACCACACGCTGCTTCACTTCCATGAACAGCCACGTCGACGCACTCCAAGCTCCGTCGTACGCCGAGTCACCCCCGAGTCCTCCAGACGAAGGGTCGCGCCAACGCCAGCCTCCGATCCGAAACTGACCTTGACCACACTGCTGCAGCACCGCAATCCGCATCTGATGCCCACGGCGATGGTGCGTATTGAGACGGAGGGAAAAACCTTCGACGTGAAGGCCCTGGTGGACCCTTGTTCTGCGGTATCGTCGATGGCGACGTCATTGGCCACGGCCTTCAAGTTGACAGCCGTCAATATAGGGGCAGAGAAAGCGGTGGCAGCAGTGATCCGGTCCCCAATCAGTGAAGGATGGCGATTGGAGGCGATCCTGAAGGTGGTCGATGGCTTGTGCTGCCGCACTCCAAGCGCTCCGGTGGACCCACAGATCGCCAAAAGGTTTGAGGGCATCGTCCTGGCGGATGAGACGTTCTACCGACCGTCGTCAGTGTCTCTGGTCCTGGGCGCGGATGTGATCACGGAGGTCATGCTAGAAGGGAGTCTACCTGGGGTTGGCGGGCGGCCGATTGCGATGCGCACAGTTTTTGGCTGGACCCTGTCCGGAGCGTGCCATTAA